One genomic region from Flagellimonas oceani encodes:
- a CDS encoding M20 metallopeptidase family protein has product MMTRSLFNTLTIFFFTLVSISAFAQDQTESIHQEIQNRTEQIFDSLVKIRRDFHMYPEVGGDEKRTSTKIAEYLTKLGLEVKTGIGGYGVVGILEGAKPGKKIAWRADIDAMPYKATDVVDFASKHEGVRHICGHDVHTAVALGIANVLEKQKESLEGTIYFVFQPSEENIKGALAMIDDGLFDMIQPEEMYAMHVTPFPAGTIAVKPEEMFSDYKRVDIHFNKNNNSDALFDFTKQAVLSLENISPESKFWNMQNMGDPEIGIASPKSIYKNFTKVDKNNFSIKKTEDGIKISGYVSFSDKKQRDAAIPSLKKIIADSKFAEDFSAAELVNVFPTLDNNERLVNESLDQLSGIYGKERVLRMYGVVADGRSDDFAFFQPKVPSVYFFMGASNYEKGIIAQTHSPNFAVDESCIKTGVNLFSSLIVERLDQ; this is encoded by the coding sequence ATGATGACAAGGAGCTTATTCAACACATTGACCATATTCTTTTTTACCCTCGTCTCCATATCGGCCTTTGCCCAAGACCAAACGGAAAGTATACATCAAGAGATCCAAAATCGAACCGAACAAATATTTGACAGTTTGGTTAAAATTAGAAGAGATTTTCACATGTACCCCGAGGTAGGTGGAGACGAAAAACGGACATCGACAAAAATTGCCGAATACCTCACTAAACTTGGCCTTGAAGTGAAAACAGGCATTGGCGGCTATGGCGTGGTGGGCATCTTGGAAGGTGCGAAACCCGGTAAAAAAATAGCGTGGCGGGCCGATATTGACGCCATGCCGTACAAAGCTACGGATGTGGTCGACTTTGCATCCAAACACGAAGGAGTCAGACATATTTGCGGACACGATGTGCACACAGCGGTCGCCCTAGGTATTGCCAATGTTCTGGAAAAGCAAAAGGAAAGCTTGGAAGGGACCATATATTTTGTATTTCAACCATCCGAAGAAAACATCAAGGGAGCTCTGGCCATGATAGATGATGGACTTTTTGATATGATTCAGCCTGAGGAAATGTACGCCATGCACGTTACCCCTTTCCCTGCAGGTACGATTGCTGTTAAACCAGAGGAGATGTTCTCGGATTATAAAAGGGTCGACATTCATTTCAATAAAAATAACAATAGTGATGCTTTGTTCGACTTTACCAAGCAAGCAGTTCTGTCCCTTGAAAATATTTCCCCTGAAAGCAAATTCTGGAATATGCAGAACATGGGCGACCCGGAAATAGGGATTGCCAGTCCAAAATCCATCTACAAAAATTTTACCAAGGTTGATAAGAACAACTTCTCGATAAAGAAAACCGAAGATGGTATTAAGATCAGCGGTTATGTAAGTTTCAGCGACAAAAAGCAACGGGATGCCGCCATTCCTTCATTAAAAAAGATAATTGCAGATTCTAAATTTGCGGAAGATTTTAGTGCCGCCGAACTTGTTAACGTATTCCCTACCCTTGACAACAATGAACGATTGGTCAATGAAAGTTTGGACCAGCTCTCGGGAATTTACGGAAAAGAACGCGTGCTTCGAATGTACGGTGTTGTCGCCGATGGCCGAAGCGATGATTTTGCCTTTTTTCAGCCCAAGGTGCCCAGTGTTTATTTTTTTATGGGTGCCTCCAATTACGAAAAAGGCATCATTGCACAGACACACTCACCCAACTTTGCGGTGGATGAAAGCTGTATAAAAACAGGCGTGAATCTGTTCTCTTCACTTATAGTGGAACGGCTAGACCAGTAA
- a CDS encoding Crp/Fnr family transcriptional regulator, translating to MEQTLYSLEESHQKYLEAFLQLFSLLSPDELNLFSSQLSIKEYAKKDFFFESGETQKKMGFVCKGLLRRYYINEKGKGITTGFVKENEYATDYPAFIRQRPSKYYMECLEPCTIIEIDYDHIQEGYTNFKSNERYGRLIAEKVLTIQTDRVESFLFDTAEERYLNFVRDNPGLVNRISLTHLSSFLGIERQSLSRIRSKIAKN from the coding sequence TTGGAACAAACCCTATACTCCTTGGAAGAATCCCATCAAAAATACCTCGAAGCCTTCCTTCAATTATTTTCACTTTTATCGCCCGATGAACTGAACCTTTTTAGCTCCCAATTGTCCATAAAAGAGTACGCCAAAAAAGATTTCTTTTTTGAGAGCGGGGAAACCCAGAAAAAAATGGGATTTGTCTGCAAGGGGCTATTAAGGCGCTACTACATCAACGAAAAAGGAAAGGGCATTACCACGGGTTTTGTGAAGGAAAACGAATACGCAACGGACTATCCGGCCTTTATACGCCAACGCCCAAGCAAGTACTATATGGAATGTCTGGAACCGTGCACCATCATAGAGATCGACTATGATCATATCCAGGAAGGATATACCAATTTTAAGAGCAATGAAAGATATGGTAGGCTGATTGCCGAAAAAGTGCTCACTATACAAACGGACCGTGTGGAGAGTTTCCTTTTTGATACCGCAGAAGAACGGTACTTAAATTTTGTAAGGGATAATCCAGGCTTGGTCAACCGGATAAGTTTAACACATCTATCCTCTTTTTTGGGGATAGAAAGACAATCATTGAGCAGAATACGAAGCAAAATCGCCAAAAACTGA
- a CDS encoding DUF2200 domain-containing protein, whose translation MKTTPEHNQRVAKITFASVYPHYITKVVKKGRTVEELDQVISWLTGFDKKKMEELIAEKATFEHFFHSAELNPNADLIKGVICGYRIEEIENPITRQVRYLDKLVDELAKGKKMEKILRTNN comes from the coding sequence ATGAAAACAACACCGGAACATAACCAGAGAGTTGCAAAAATTACCTTCGCATCGGTATATCCACATTACATTACCAAAGTGGTAAAAAAAGGACGGACCGTGGAAGAGCTGGATCAGGTGATAAGTTGGCTGACCGGTTTTGACAAGAAAAAGATGGAAGAATTGATCGCCGAAAAAGCCACATTTGAACACTTCTTTCATTCGGCCGAACTAAATCCCAATGCCGACCTGATCAAAGGTGTGATCTGTGGCTATCGCATCGAGGAAATCGAAAACCCCATCACCAGACAAGTGCGCTATCTGGACAAATTGGTGGACGAACTGGCCAAGGGCAAAAAAATGGAGAAAATTCTAAGGACCAATAACTGA
- a CDS encoding DUF1801 domain-containing protein has translation MKEEILAYHNRLSPSDKAICDLLATTIDNELSSAENKIWHAHPVWFLDGNPIVGYSKQKKGIRLMFWSGADFNEDDLSVRGEKFKDASIFYNAVSEINTDDLERWLLKSKDIQWDYKNIVKRKGKLERLK, from the coding sequence ATGAAAGAAGAGATACTGGCATATCACAATAGGCTGTCCCCTTCGGATAAAGCTATTTGTGACCTTCTCGCAACTACCATTGACAATGAACTTTCCAGTGCAGAAAATAAAATTTGGCATGCCCATCCTGTGTGGTTTTTGGATGGCAATCCCATTGTTGGTTACAGTAAACAGAAAAAGGGAATCCGTTTAATGTTCTGGAGCGGAGCGGACTTTAACGAAGATGATTTGTCCGTTCGGGGAGAAAAGTTCAAAGATGCTTCCATATTCTATAATGCTGTTTCCGAAATAAATACCGACGACCTTGAGCGTTGGTTGTTGAAATCCAAGGACATACAATGGGACTATAAAAATATTGTGAAACGCAAGGGAAAACTGGAAAGGCTTAAATAA
- a CDS encoding nuclear transport factor 2 family protein, which translates to MEFLKEFNIAFAKGNTAFLIASVTDDVVWDIIGDKKIEGKQSFVGQLEKMKTDKTSELILHQILSHGKEGAANGILTMENGKKYAFSDFYLFKGAKGTKIKSITSYVIGL; encoded by the coding sequence ATGGAATTTTTAAAGGAGTTCAACATTGCATTTGCCAAAGGAAATACAGCATTTCTTATAGCAAGTGTTACGGATGATGTGGTTTGGGACATTATAGGCGATAAAAAGATAGAAGGCAAGCAAAGTTTTGTTGGGCAACTGGAAAAAATGAAGACCGATAAGACCTCCGAACTCATTCTTCATCAAATACTGTCCCATGGCAAAGAAGGGGCCGCAAATGGTATCCTTACCATGGAAAACGGAAAAAAATACGCATTTTCAGATTTTTACCTGTTCAAAGGAGCAAAAGGCACAAAAATAAAATCCATAACTTCATACGTAATTGGTCTCTAA
- a CDS encoding aspartate/glutamate racemase family protein, translating to MKKIGLVGGISWTSTLDYYKYINQGINEKLGGLNSAECIIYSLNFADVQDRGWTNSYNILFDACTSLISNNVDSIVLCANTAHLFADEIQSKIDVPIIHIASATAEEIQLQKLHKVGLLGTKFTMEMDFYRKKLREYNIETIVPSEKTDIEEIHHIVKNEVGKGIITKESKKKFIRYTNELRERGAEGLILGCTEIPLLIGQTDFDFPVFDTTKIHVESIVNFALNQ from the coding sequence ATGAAAAAAATAGGATTGGTCGGTGGAATAAGCTGGACCTCCACTTTGGACTATTATAAATATATAAATCAAGGCATCAACGAAAAATTAGGAGGCCTAAATTCTGCCGAATGTATAATATATTCACTGAATTTTGCCGATGTCCAAGATAGGGGCTGGACAAACTCCTACAATATTCTTTTCGATGCCTGCACCAGTTTAATCTCCAACAATGTTGATTCCATTGTCCTCTGTGCCAATACTGCCCACCTATTTGCCGACGAAATACAATCAAAGATTGATGTTCCCATTATTCATATTGCATCTGCCACAGCAGAAGAAATACAACTACAAAAACTGCATAAAGTCGGTTTGTTGGGCACAAAGTTTACAATGGAAATGGATTTTTATCGAAAAAAACTGAGGGAATATAATATTGAAACCATCGTTCCATCAGAAAAAACGGATATTGAGGAAATACACCATATTGTAAAAAATGAAGTTGGAAAAGGAATTATAACCAAGGAATCCAAAAAAAAGTTTATACGGTACACCAACGAATTAAGGGAAAGGGGAGCTGAAGGACTTATCTTGGGATGCACGGAGATACCTCTGTTGATTGGACAAACCGATTTTGATTTTCCCGTGTTCGACACGACAAAAATTCATGTTGAAAGTATTGTAAATTTTGCCCTGAATCAATAA
- a CDS encoding nuclear transport factor 2 family protein — MQKLIYISSIILLIGCQSEKQSDSEIEQQIIEITDDYHKVWETVNMDSVAKYHADDIRYYWHGFKAASSNDEFLKLFKEWMSSTAVWEMEVENYDVQVVAQDIAIIGYNTKSTTTILTNGESYDYGNGALSYVWKKINGDWKIIHIHESALDNKK, encoded by the coding sequence ATGCAAAAACTAATTTACATATCAAGTATCATATTGCTAATTGGATGTCAATCTGAAAAGCAATCGGATTCTGAAATTGAGCAACAGATTATCGAAATAACAGATGATTACCATAAGGTTTGGGAAACCGTAAATATGGATTCTGTCGCTAAATATCACGCTGATGATATTAGATATTACTGGCACGGATTTAAAGCGGCATCTTCCAACGATGAATTCTTAAAATTATTTAAGGAATGGATGTCATCTACAGCGGTATGGGAAATGGAAGTTGAAAATTATGATGTTCAGGTTGTGGCACAAGATATTGCAATAATTGGGTATAATACTAAAAGTACTACCACAATATTGACCAATGGCGAATCGTACGACTATGGAAATGGTGCTTTATCCTATGTTTGGAAAAAGATTAACGGAGATTGGAAAATCATTCATATTCACGAATCAGCATTGGATAATAAAAAATAA